CAGTTGGCGGTTTTTGACGCCAGAGCGTGGGCGGTAAAGATTCAAAAAAAGGCGCAATTCATGCAGGTAGGGGGTGTCGGCCAGGGGGGTGACGGAACAGAGCAGGCGCAGGGTGGCGCGGGGGGCATCCAAATGCTCAGGGGGAGGCGGGATGAGCCACTGTTCCAGGATGCGCAGGTATTGTTGTTCACGTTCCGCCTGGTCGCGCTCGGCCAGGCGTTGGTAGTTGGCAAAGGGGGCCAGTTCGGAGGGCAGCGAGCGGCCGGTGCGGAGGAAGAGAAAGGCCAGCTCCTCCAAACGGTTCTGGCCGTGATTGGCCAGCATGCGCGGCCACCAGTCACCGTCGGCAAAATCCTTGCGGGAGAGGGAGAGTTTTTCAAAGTAATCCTCGAGCAACAGCCAGGCGCGCTGGGAGTCATTGCAGCGGGAGAACAACTCGAGGATTTCTCTGCGTTCTGCGACACGCTCCTTGGAATCGGTCAATTCACGGCGCAAATCAGCCAGGGCACCATAGGTTTGTTCCAATACGCGGTGGTGGGCGTCGTACTTGGCCGTGCCGGCTGAGTAACGGGGCGCCCTTCCGCCTTTTTTGCTCGTTCTTGCCATGTTCCAGCTCCGTCTCGCCAAACCCGCCGAGGGGTTTGGTAATACTTAATGATGCCACAATGAATGGCCAATTCGGTCAACAGAAAAGTGAAAAACCGGGCGGAAGTTACCTGTAGCGTGTGACCCCGGAGCATAAGGGGGTGCCGCAGTGGAGGTTGAGGCGCCCGGAACGGGTTACCAGCGGTAGCGTAGAGCCGAAGCTTTGCGGGCAAGGGTGCGGGCCAGGTGCAAGGCTTGGGTGGCGGGGACGTTATGGAGGTGGGGGCCGCCGCCGGTGGAGGTTTGGCCGGCTGAATCCAAGCGGATGCTGGCCACGCCGTGCCACCGGTCCAGCGGGGTTTGGTGGACGATGATGGCCTGGGTGTTGCGGACAGGCACGATCCAGGTCTTGCGACTGAGCCAGCCCTGGCGGCTCCAGAAGAAATACTCGCCGAGACGGTATCCCAAATGTCGGTAGGCCTGGACATTAAGCCAATAGACGAAGGGAAGCAGGCCCAACAGCCACAGGCCCATCCAGCTTTGCCAGGCGAGACAGGCGGCGGCGGTTAACAGGAGCACCATCCAGGCGCCTTTGAGGGTACCGCGCCGGATGGCCCGGGGGGAAACACGCTGCCAAGGAGTTTCTGGTTCATCGCCAAGGGCGGGCAACACGGCCGGGAGCAAGGGTTCAATGGCAGAGCGTTTTAGGACGGGCACCAAGACGTCGTGGCCGCTTTTGCCCTCTTCTCCCTCCTGGGGGGTGCTGCCAGCGGTGTCGGCGCGCAAAGTGGCCAGTCCGAGACAGCGACGCAGCCAGGGTTCATCAATGCGGAGCACTTGAATGCGGCGGCGGGGCAGGCTGGAAATGCGGCGAGTGAACAAGCCATAGCTGCGGCGCAAATCCTCGCCATAACGGCTCAGGGTGAAGCCGTAAAAGAGCGTAATGGAGCCGGCGACGGAGAAGATGAGGCCGATGGTTAAAAGTCCCAAGGCCAGCGCCAGGGCGCCTGTCCAGGAAAATCCTGCTGCGGGGTTGGCCGCCTGGTTAACCGATTGTTCCAGGAAGCGGCCCAGTTGCTCATAAACGCTTTCGGGCAGCAGATCATCGAGCTGTTGCCAGATCACCAGCAGCACCACCAGGGCCGAAGCGATGTAATTGGAGGTCAGGCCCGCGCGGACCAGATCACCGAGGGTGAGCCGGCATAAGATTTCTTCAGCGGCAGGGGGCATGCTCGTTGAAGCATCAGTCGTCGCGGCGGTGGCCGGCAGGGCACGCCCGGCATGTTCGAGGATGAGGAGGCGGAGTTTCTCGGCCTCGGCGGAGGAGAGCACAGAGAGATTGGCCTCGGCCCCCTGGCCGCCGGCGGTTTCAATTTGAAGTTCGACGACGCCGAGAAGGCGTTGGAGGAGGGATTGCTCGATGCGCACGTCTTGGACACGAGCAAGGGGGATTTTGCGTTCCAGGCGTCCCACGAGGCCCTGGGTGGTAATCAACTCGTAGGGGGTGATGCGGTAGGAAAAAGTGAAATAACGAATGAGAGAGTAAGTAAGCGACAACCCCATCATTAAAGCGATCCAGAAAAAGAAAGCGCCCTCGGTGCGCCGTCCCAGGAAAAGAACAATAACCAGGGGAATAAGGAAACTGCGAATGGCCTGCCCGACGGTGAGCAAGAGGGTGAAGGGGTGCAGGCGTCCCTCCACCAGGGCAGCCAGGGAGGTGGCGGGTTGGGGGGCCGAGGCCGCAGGCAGTGGCGGGGGAATAACGGGTGAGGGAGAATAGACCGGCGGCGGCACCCCGGGCAGAATGGGAGGTGGCTTGGGAGGAGGTGGGTTTGGATTTTCTGGATCAGACGCCATCGTCTCCTCCTTTGGCTACCAGCTCGTCGCGAAGGCGGGCAGCCTGGCCCGCGTCCAACCCCGGAATAACCAGCACGGCATCGTGGGTGCCGGCGGTATGCAGGGAGAGGGTGGCCAGTCCCAGAGATCGTTCCAGCGGGCCGGAGTGCAGGTCCACGTGTTGCAAGCGGGAGAGCGGAAGCAGTTGGATTGTTTTCCACCAGATGCCAAAATGGATTTCCAGGACGGTGCCA
This is a stretch of genomic DNA from Verrucomicrobiia bacterium. It encodes these proteins:
- a CDS encoding PH domain-containing protein, translated to MGLSLTYSLIRYFTFSYRITPYELITTQGLVGRLERKIPLARVQDVRIEQSLLQRLLGVVELQIETAGGQGAEANLSVLSSAEAEKLRLLILEHAGRALPATAATTDASTSMPPAAEEILCRLTLGDLVRAGLTSNYIASALVVLLVIWQQLDDLLPESVYEQLGRFLEQSVNQAANPAAGFSWTGALALALGLLTIGLIFSVAGSITLFYGFTLSRYGEDLRRSYGLFTRRISSLPRRRIQVLRIDEPWLRRCLGLATLRADTAGSTPQEGEEGKSGHDVLVPVLKRSAIEPLLPAVLPALGDEPETPWQRVSPRAIRRGTLKGAWMVLLLTAAACLAWQSWMGLWLLGLLPFVYWLNVQAYRHLGYRLGEYFFWSRQGWLSRKTWIVPVRNTQAIIVHQTPLDRWHGVASIRLDSAGQTSTGGGPHLHNVPATQALHLARTLARKASALRYRW
- a CDS encoding PH domain-containing protein, whose protein sequence is MLALRLFLFFWYPPRAYANWGYRLDGTVLEIHFGIWWKTIQLLPLSRLQHVDLHSGPLERSLGLATLSLHTAGTHDAVLVIPGLDAGQAARLRDELVAKGGDDGV